From the Gallaecimonas mangrovi genome, one window contains:
- a CDS encoding ABC transporter permease has protein sequence MSSFTATGFESLRAAISAIRAHGMRSVLTTLGIVIGITSVIAVVAVVQGLTASIDKQLAGLGSNVLSVKPYTPLKEQIAGNFAKLTETDVQTIRHNIAGVSDVTVATPLSGNLGLISFQGRKTTSLTFGVGHSYQELNSVYTDKGRFFSKSDEQYRRRVVVLGQTVVKNLKIPGDPVGQYLQLGEEWFKIIGVLEKRGRFFGFDQDDQVFIPYATARSLQGFVSTPQLTISMLVDDLNQQDNISEQLKRLLRRNHHLAKGTDDDFELQTAKQLQDKLSAITGTTTWVAAGIVGVSLLVGGIGIMNIMLVSVTERTREIGILKALGATRAHILWQFLAEAVLLCLLGGVIGLGLGYGLAWMITALIPSIPAATVPWWAVVLSLSFSAFVGVLFGILPAIKAANLHPIDALRYE, from the coding sequence TTGTCTAGTTTCACCGCCACCGGCTTTGAAAGCCTACGCGCCGCCATTAGCGCCATTCGCGCCCACGGCATGCGCTCGGTACTGACAACCTTGGGCATCGTCATTGGCATTACCTCGGTCATTGCCGTGGTTGCGGTGGTACAAGGGCTGACCGCCAGTATTGATAAACAGCTGGCCGGCCTTGGCAGTAATGTGTTGTCGGTCAAGCCTTATACCCCGCTCAAAGAACAAATTGCCGGTAACTTTGCCAAGCTCACCGAAACCGATGTGCAAACCATCAGGCACAACATTGCCGGGGTTTCTGATGTCACCGTTGCCACGCCACTTTCCGGCAATTTGGGGCTGATTAGCTTTCAGGGTCGTAAAACTACATCGCTGACTTTCGGGGTGGGCCATAGTTACCAAGAGCTCAACAGTGTTTACACCGACAAGGGCCGCTTTTTCTCCAAAAGCGACGAGCAATACCGGCGGCGGGTGGTGGTACTGGGGCAAACCGTGGTTAAAAATCTCAAGATCCCCGGTGACCCTGTTGGCCAATATCTGCAACTTGGCGAAGAGTGGTTCAAAATCATTGGCGTGCTGGAAAAACGCGGCCGCTTTTTTGGTTTTGACCAAGACGACCAGGTTTTTATTCCCTACGCCACGGCCCGTTCACTGCAAGGTTTTGTCTCTACGCCACAACTGACCATTTCGATGCTGGTGGATGACCTCAACCAGCAAGACAACATCAGCGAACAACTTAAACGGCTATTACGGCGTAACCATCATTTGGCCAAGGGCACTGACGACGACTTTGAACTGCAAACCGCCAAGCAGCTGCAAGACAAGCTTTCAGCCATTACCGGCACCACCACTTGGGTCGCTGCCGGTATTGTTGGGGTGTCGTTGCTGGTAGGCGGCATTGGCATCATGAATATCATGCTGGTGTCGGTCACAGAACGCACCCGAGAGATAGGTATTCTAAAGGCCTTAGGCGCCACCCGTGCCCATATCCTCTGGCAGTTTTTGGCCGAAGCGGTGCTGCTGTGCCTGCTAGGAGGGGTGATTGGTTTAGGGTTAGGTTACGGCTTGGCCTGGATGATAACGGCGCTAATACCCTCTATTCCGGCAGCAACGGTGCCATGGTGGGCGGTGGTGTTATCCCTGAGCTTCTCGGCCTTTGTTGGGGTGCTGTTCGGTATTTTACCGGCCATAAAAGCGGCGAACCTGCACCCCATCGATGCACTGCGTTACGAATAA
- a CDS encoding bifunctional 4-hydroxy-2-oxoglutarate aldolase/2-dehydro-3-deoxy-phosphogluconate aldolase gives MTWKLAPQDVLTASPVMPVLVIEKLEHAVPLAKALLAGGVKVLEVTLRTDCALAAIAEIAKAVPEALVGAGTVLNAEDYQAAVAAGAKFVISPGMTPSLVKAAKAGTAPLIPGVSTLSEVMTGMDLGLEFFKFFPAEASGGAPALKAMGGPIPQVKFCPTGGVSPKNASEYLSLPNVLCVGGSWLAPKEMMETGDWQGITDLAKAAFCLK, from the coding sequence ATGACCTGGAAGCTTGCTCCACAAGACGTGCTCACCGCCAGCCCGGTAATGCCAGTGTTGGTGATTGAAAAACTAGAGCACGCTGTTCCCTTGGCCAAAGCGTTGCTGGCCGGTGGCGTTAAGGTACTGGAAGTAACCTTACGCACCGATTGCGCCTTAGCCGCCATTGCCGAGATAGCGAAAGCGGTTCCTGAGGCGTTGGTGGGAGCGGGTACTGTACTCAACGCCGAAGACTACCAAGCTGCCGTTGCCGCGGGTGCCAAATTTGTGATTAGCCCGGGGATGACGCCGTCTTTAGTCAAAGCGGCCAAAGCCGGCACCGCGCCGCTCATTCCCGGGGTAAGTACCCTGTCTGAGGTTATGACCGGTATGGATTTAGGTCTGGAGTTCTTTAAGTTCTTCCCGGCCGAGGCCAGTGGCGGCGCACCGGCACTTAAAGCCATGGGCGGACCTATCCCGCAGGTGAAATTCTGCCCAACCGGCGGTGTGAGCCCGAAAAATGCCAGTGAATATTTATCACTGCCCAACGTACTTTGTGTGGGTGGCAGTTGGCTAGCACCGAAAGAAATGATGGAAACCGGCGATTGGCAGGGCATTACGGACCTGGCTAAAGCCGCATTTTGCCTTAAATAA
- the edd gene encoding phosphogluconate dehydratase — MNKVVADVTARIEARSKGSRDQYLAHIAQQKADGVHRASLSCGNLAHGFAACGMDDKNTLKSFTKANVAIVSAYNDMLSAHQPYEAFPAVIKKALHEIGSVGQFAGGVPAMCDGVTQGQPGMELSLLSRDIIAMSSAVALSHNMFDGGLMLGICDKIVPGLLISAATFGHLPFVFVPSGPMPSGMPNKEKARIREAYAQGQVDRNELLRAESESYHSAGTCTFYGTANSNQLMVEVMGLQLPGSSFVNPNTKLRDALTEAAAKQVTRLTELSGNYAPVSDILTAKTLVNAMVALLATGGSTNHTMHLVAVGRAAGIHITWDDFDALSKTVPLLTRIYPNGQADINHFQAAGGMGYLIKSLRKLGLLNEDVQTIVGSGLDQYELEPWLNDGKLEWRPSPDKSLDSSVLADPDQPFSPEGGLKVLHGNLGRSVIKVSAVPAANTVIEAPAVVFYDQNQLDAAFKAGSLDRDCVVVVRFQGPKANGMPELHKLTPPLGVLQEKGYKVALVTDGRMSGASGKVPAAIHLTPEALDNPVLAKVQDGDIIRLDSRSGELTLLVDEAELAKRTAAVANLTPNNIGMGRSLFMNLRPQLCGAEQGATLFRFPHEDIQ, encoded by the coding sequence ATGAATAAGGTAGTTGCCGATGTAACCGCCCGTATTGAGGCGCGTTCCAAAGGCTCCCGTGACCAATATCTTGCCCATATTGCCCAGCAAAAGGCGGACGGTGTGCACCGCGCTAGCCTGTCTTGCGGTAATTTAGCCCACGGCTTTGCCGCCTGCGGTATGGACGACAAAAATACCCTCAAATCCTTTACTAAGGCCAATGTGGCGATAGTGTCGGCCTACAACGATATGTTATCGGCGCACCAGCCCTATGAAGCATTTCCGGCGGTGATTAAAAAGGCGCTGCACGAGATTGGCTCTGTTGGCCAGTTTGCCGGTGGCGTACCGGCCATGTGCGACGGTGTTACCCAAGGCCAGCCAGGCATGGAACTGTCGTTACTGTCCCGCGATATTATCGCCATGAGTTCGGCGGTGGCGCTGTCACACAATATGTTTGACGGCGGTTTGATGCTGGGTATTTGCGACAAAATCGTACCGGGCCTGCTGATCTCTGCTGCCACCTTTGGCCATTTACCCTTTGTTTTTGTGCCGTCAGGCCCTATGCCCTCTGGCATGCCGAACAAAGAAAAGGCCCGCATTCGCGAAGCCTATGCCCAGGGCCAGGTTGACCGTAACGAATTGCTGCGCGCCGAAAGTGAGTCTTACCACAGCGCCGGTACCTGTACCTTTTATGGCACCGCCAACTCCAACCAACTGATGGTGGAAGTGATGGGCTTGCAGCTGCCGGGCTCGTCTTTTGTTAACCCCAATACCAAGCTGCGTGACGCCTTAACCGAGGCCGCCGCCAAACAGGTAACACGGTTAACCGAGCTGTCTGGTAACTACGCCCCTGTTAGCGACATTCTCACCGCTAAAACCCTGGTGAATGCCATGGTGGCATTGCTGGCAACCGGCGGTTCAACCAACCACACCATGCACTTGGTGGCGGTGGGCCGCGCTGCCGGTATTCACATTACCTGGGACGACTTTGACGCCTTGTCTAAAACGGTGCCGCTGCTAACGCGCATCTACCCCAATGGCCAAGCTGACATTAACCATTTCCAAGCCGCCGGCGGCATGGGTTATCTCATTAAGAGCCTTAGAAAACTGGGGCTGCTTAATGAAGATGTGCAAACCATCGTTGGCAGTGGTCTTGACCAATACGAACTCGAGCCGTGGCTGAACGACGGCAAGCTCGAATGGCGGCCAAGCCCCGACAAGAGTCTTGATAGCAGCGTGTTGGCCGATCCTGACCAGCCCTTTAGCCCCGAAGGCGGCTTGAAAGTGCTGCATGGCAACTTGGGCCGCAGCGTTATTAAAGTGTCGGCGGTACCGGCGGCCAATACCGTTATTGAAGCGCCTGCCGTGGTTTTTTATGACCAAAACCAACTGGACGCCGCCTTTAAGGCCGGCTCTTTGGACCGCGATTGTGTGGTGGTGGTGCGTTTCCAAGGCCCCAAAGCCAACGGCATGCCGGAGCTTCATAAACTAACGCCGCCGCTCGGTGTGCTGCAGGAAAAAGGCTACAAAGTGGCTCTGGTAACCGACGGGCGCATGTCGGGGGCTTCCGGTAAGGTGCCAGCCGCTATCCACTTGACGCCAGAAGCGCTGGATAACCCGGTGCTGGCCAAGGTGCAAGACGGCGACATTATTCGCCTGGACAGCCGTAGCGGCGAATTAACACTGCTGGTTGATGAGGCCGAACTGGCTAAGCGCACGGCGGCCGTTGCCAACCTGACGCCGAATAATATTGGTATGGGGCGTAGCCTCTTTATGAATTTGCGCCCACAGCTTTGTGGCGCCGAACAGGGTGCAACCTTGTTCCGCTTTCCCCATGAGGACATCCAATGA
- the pgl gene encoding 6-phosphogluconolactonase, with amino-acid sequence MMKLTVEKRFDDRAELAKSLARKVASLLQEAIDTRGKASLVVSGGRTPLAFFQALSRQPISWSKVLVTLADERWVDADDPASNEALVRQNLMQGWAASARFVGLKTPHATVEAGLELATDWLGALPTPLDVVILGMGNDGHTASLFPDCPNLKQGLETGDVLIAAHPASQPLPRISMSLSTLLNSRQIYLHLEGKDKADTLAKALAGNDVTAMPIRAVLGQKQTPVDVYLYQEEA; translated from the coding sequence TGACAGTAGAAAAGCGCTTTGATGACCGCGCTGAGCTTGCCAAAAGCTTGGCCCGCAAAGTGGCTTCCTTACTGCAAGAGGCCATCGACACCCGCGGTAAGGCCTCGTTAGTGGTTTCCGGTGGCCGCACGCCGCTGGCATTTTTTCAGGCGCTTTCCCGTCAGCCCATTAGCTGGTCAAAGGTATTGGTTACCTTGGCCGATGAGCGCTGGGTGGATGCCGACGACCCAGCTTCAAACGAAGCGCTGGTGCGGCAAAATTTAATGCAGGGCTGGGCCGCCAGTGCCCGCTTTGTTGGCCTGAAAACTCCCCATGCCACGGTGGAAGCCGGGCTGGAACTGGCCACTGACTGGCTGGGTGCGCTGCCAACCCCTTTGGACGTGGTTATTTTGGGCATGGGCAATGACGGCCACACCGCCTCGTTGTTCCCGGATTGTCCAAACCTCAAGCAAGGCCTTGAGACCGGCGATGTGCTTATTGCTGCCCATCCGGCCAGCCAGCCACTGCCGCGTATTTCCATGAGTCTGTCGACACTCCTCAATAGCCGCCAGATCTATTTGCATCTGGAAGGTAAAGACAAAGCCGACACCCTGGCCAAGGCCCTGGCGGGTAACGATGTTACCGCGATGCCCATCCGCGCCGTACTGGGTCAGAAGCAAACCCCGGTGGATGTCTATCTGTACCAGGAGGAAGCATGA